In the Syntrophus gentianae genome, CTGGAGGCGATTTCCATCGGGATTATCGGGGCCTGTGACGGCCCGACGGCGATTTACGTCACCTCGAAATACGCCCCGCAGCTGTTGGGGGCGGTCTCCGTGGCGGCCTATTCTTACATGTCGCTGGTTCCGGTTCTGCAACCGCCCATCATGAGGATGCTGACGTCGAAGAAGGAACGGGAGACGGTCATGAAATCCCAGGCGAAACCCGTTTCGAAGACGACCAAACTTCTCTTCCCCCTGGTGATTACCGTTCTGGGCGGGTTGATCGCCCCGATGGGGTTGCCGCTGCTGGCGACGATCATGCTGGGGAACCTGATGCGGGAATCGGGCGTGGTGAGCCGCCTGACGGGAGCCGCCGAGAACGAGATCGCCAACGTGGTGACCCTGTTTCTGGGATTGGCCGTTGGGGCAACCATGTCGGGCATCGCCTTTATCAAGGTGCAGACCCTGATCATCCTGGCTCTGGGCTTCATGGCCATCTGCCTCGATACCGTCTGCGGTGTCCTTTTCGGGAAGGTGATGTACGTGTTGACCGGCGGAAAGGTCAATCCGCTGATCGGCGCCGCGGGCATTTCGGCCTTCCCCATGGCTGCCCGGGTCGTGCAGAAGGAAGGGCAGAAGTGGAACAAGAAGAACTTCCTGCTCATGCATGCGATGGGGGCCAATGCCGGAGGCCAGGTCGGCTCCGTTATTGCTGCGGCGGTCATGCTTTCCGTCCTGGCGGGGATGGGCGTCATTCCGGGATAGGATTGTTAGGGCATCCCTTTACGCAATACATAGGCAGAAAATGGGCAAAGGTCAGAAGCTCTTTAAGAAAGAAAAAACAGCCTCTGCCCTTGATTAAGGAAAAGGAGAGAAAAAATGCATTTTGACTGGTCAACCCTGTTTCACATCGAATGGACCGTACCTTTTTTACTGGCGGCCCTGAATATTGTTTTCATCAACATCATCCTGTCCGGCGACAACGCCGTGCTGATTGCCATGGCGGTTCGCGGACTCAACAAGGAGCAGCGGCAGAAGGGAATCATCTTCGGTACGGCGGCAGCCGTTCTGCTTAGAATCGTCCTGACCTTCTTCGTGGCCATGCTGCTGGGAGTTCCTTATCTCAAGCTGGTCGGCGGCGCCCTGATCCTCTGGATCGCCACCCAGCTGTTCCTGGGGTCCGAAGATGAGGAGTCGGGAGAACAGGTCACCACCCTGGCCAAGGCCATCCGGATCATCATCATTGCCGACCTGACCATGTCCCTGGACAATGTCCTGGGAGTGGCCGGGGCTGCCGGGGGCAACATGTTCCTGCTGCTCTTCGGTCTGGGCGTCAGCATTCCCATCGTGATCTTTACCAGCAACCTCATTTCCACCCTGATGGACAAGTACCCGATCATCATTGTTTTGGGTGCGGCGATTCTCGGCCGGGTCGGCGGTGAAATGATGATTACAGATCCCGCTGTGGAAAAAATGCTTCATCCGTCAATGGCCATGGAATATGGCGTGCAGATAGCCTGTGCCGTCGGCGTGGTGGTTGTGGGGAAACTGATCGCGAAGATGAAGAATTCCCATGAAATCAGTGAAGAAGGAGCGATTCCACAGACGGAAGAAGTCAAATAATATGGTTTAAAGGACCCGGTCCTACCCCCTCCGCATGCAAAGGAGACAGAAATCCTGCTCAGATGTCACGCTTCCTGTCTCCTGCCTTCTGTCTCCTTTGCATGCACCCCTCCCTGACTGAAACAGTCAGATGCCTGATTCCAAGTCGATGTTTCATTCCAATGCCGGAGCAAATGTGATATCAAAGGCGGCAAGATAAAGGCAGAGCCAATGTTTATGAGACAATAGCGAAGCTAGGCCAAAGTGACTTTGATAGCGATTTGGGATTACAGGAGAAAAAGTGAAGGCATCTGGAAAGACCGTTGGTATTGGTTTCCTGATCTTTCTATCGTTGCTGATTGCCTTGCCGGTGAATGCCGCTGGAGGTGGGAGCCAAGCCGATTTTCCTCTCTGGAGCGGGATTTTTTTTGTGGGGCTCCTCTGCTGCATCGCCGTCATTCCCCTTCTGAATGCTGAGTGGTGGGTAAGGAATTTCGGTTATGTATCCCTTCTCTTGACCATCCCGGCCGCCGTTGTTGTCGCAACCCGGGATTGGCTGTTCCTTGTTCATGTGATCCTTGAATATCTTTCTTTTATCCTTCTTCTCGGTTCTCTTTTTGTCACTGCGGGAGGCATTGTGATCCGGGTCGACATCCGGGGGACGCCGGTGATCAACAGCCTCTTCCTTCTGATCGGCGCCGTTTTTGCGAGCCTGATCGGAACGACCGGAGCCAGCATGGTCCTTCTCCGGCCCCTGATCCGGTCCAATAAATGGAGGAAGAAGGTCGTCCATATCTATATCTTTTTCATCTTTCTCGTCTCGAATATCGGCGGGCTTTTGACTCCTTTGGGCGATCCTCCCCTGTTTCTCGGATTTCTGCGGGGCGTTCCCTTTTTCTGGACTTTGAGGCTTCTGCCGATCTGGTGCGTGACCGTCGCCATCCTTCTTGCTCTTTTCTTCCTGCTGGATTCTTATTTTGTAAAAAAAGAAGATCCGGAAAAATTTTTGAGGACATCCGGGACACGGCCGGAGAAAAAGCTGGAGATCAAGGGAAAGATCAACTTCCTTTTTCTTCTCATGATCCTCTGTTCCCTCTTTATCCCGCCCCTTTTCCGGGAGGGGGTCATGATCCTGGCAACAGGCCTTTCCCTTTATTTCACCCACAGATCCCTGCGGGAAGAGAATGTCTTTTCCTTCGCTCCGATTCTTGAAGTGGCGATTCTCTTCGCCGCGATCTTTGTCACCATGGCGCCCGTTCTTTCCCTGCTTCAAGTAAACGGCAGCAAACTTGGCGTGGTTCAGCCCTGGCAGTTTTTCTGGGTATCCGGGTCCCTCTCCAGTTTCCTGGACAACGCCCCCACCTATCTCGTTTTCATGAGCATTGCCCAGAGCGTTGCTCATACGGCGGGCATCATGGAAGGGCTGGTTGCGGGTGTACCCCAGACCCTGCTGGCGGCTATTTCCGTGGGATGTGTCTTTATGGGGGCAAACTCTTACATTGGAAACGGACCGAATTTCATGGTCAAGGCCATCTGCGAGGAGAATGGAGTAAAAATGCCCTCTTTTTTCGGGTACATGGCCTGGTCCGTCGGGATATTGATTCCCCTCTTTTTTCTCGTTACGATGGTCTTTTTCCGATAGAACTTTTCATCAGTGGAAGATAAACATGGGTATGGAGCCGTCCCGGACCATGTTTTTAATGGAATTCCCAAGGATATAATCGGACAGTTCATTGCTTCCGCTGGTGCCGATGACCAGCAGGGTTTTTCGAATGGCTTCCATCTCTTTGGCTGTTTTATAGATGATCTCCCGGGGCCTGCCCGCCCGAACCTTCTTTTTTATCGTTAATCCGTGGGCTTGCAGATAACAGGCGGCCTTTTCCAGGATTCTGTCCCCTTCGCCAAGGTCATGGTTTACATTCAATAACGTGACTTCCCGGGAAAAATTCAAACGGTCATTTACGCCGGCAAATGCCTTCAGGGCATTGTTGGACTTCAGATTGCCGTCATAAGCCATCAGAACATCCATTTCGGTGGGAAGTTCTTCATCCGTGACGGCGATCAGCGGGCACCTGCCATGACTGATAACCTTTTCGAAGGTATCATCCGGTTCTTCCGTGGTTTCGAAATGGAAATAAGTCCTTATGCCCAGAACGAGGAGATCCGCCAGTTCCGATTCCCGGATGATCTCTTTGGCCGGAGTGCCGTACCTGATGATCTTTTCGGATTTTACACCCCGGTCCTTGCATTGCTCCTCGAACCTGTCCAGCAAGTTCTCGAAGACGGTTCTGGACTCATTGACTTTTTCGTCGACCAGCTTCTCTGCAAAATAAAATGCACCGATGTTCGCTCCCGCAGAGTGTCTTTCGATTCCAAAGGTGTCAATCACGCCCATTCCCGCGAGTGTCGCGCCGCAATTCTTCGCCATGGCGAGTGCAAAAGCAACGGCACGCTCTCCGAAATTCGATCCATCCATACCTACCAGGATCCTCAAACTCATTTTTACACCTCAAGGATTTGATTGCTTTGATATGCCGGTGTCAACCGGATGATTCAGGCAACGAAAAAAGCACTCCCGGAGCCGGTGGCTCTGCACGGAGTGCTTCTTTCTCTCATAAAATGGGTGATAGGATTTTTTAAATGGGCTTTACGTTAACGGCAGCCGGTCCTTTCTGGCCTGTTTGAACTTCGAAACTGACGCGCTGTCCCTCGTACAGGGTTTTAAAACCACTGCTCTGAATGGCGCTGTAATGAACGAATACGTCACCGCCCTCATCCTTTTCAATGAAGCCGAATCCCTTTTGTTCATTGAACCATTTTACTTTCCCTTCCGGCATCGCTTCTCTCTTCCTTTCTCAATTTTTTTCCGTTGGACCGGCACTCTGAAAGAAAAAAACCACCAAGACCTTAGAGAGCGTGGCGGCTAACCTTTGCACTTCAAAATGTCTCAAGCCAACTTCATGTATTTACCATACACGGGAACAAGCTCCCAACTTCCCGAGCGTATAGTTAAAATTTCTCGTGTTTTTATTATGAACCCTCAGGAAAGTCAAGGGGTATTTCCCAAATATTTTTTTAAAAGGTATCAAATATCCTGATTGATTTGGCTATGTTTTCAAGAAGTTAGGTCTATCCGCATCCTGCGGTACGCTAAAGTCTTAAAATAGCTGTGAAATAGTTATGCATTTTTTTGATCTGGATTGAAAATTTTACGGAGAAAATAAACATCCAAGGATACTTCATGTAGCTGCTGATGACAACACCGGGCTGGCAAATTTATGCTTTACAATTTCAAGGGATATCGATTAAATATGAAATCTTCAGCGTTTATGCACTTTTAATATCATGATCTGCGGTAAAGGGAGGGTTCATGGAAGGAATGCGGAATTCGGAATCGCGGTATGATGTGGTGATTATCGGCGGCGGACCGGCAGGTCTGACCGCGGGACTATATGCCTCTCGGGGCGGTTTGAAGAGCCTTCTTCTGGAAGGAGAATCGTCTGTCAGTCAGATCACGGTAACTGATCTGGTGGAGAATTATCCCGGATTTCCAGAAGGGATCAACGGATATGATCTTGTTGAGCGCTTCAAAACGCAAACCCGTCAGTTCGGATTGACGATCGTGACGGATGATGTCAGGGTCGTTTGCCGAGAACAACAGGCCCCCGGAGGGGAAGAGAGTTGGATCGTTCAGGGAAATCGGGGAGCCTATTCAACGTTGGCTGTCATCCTGGCCACCGGGGCCAACTGGCGCCACCTGGGGGTTCCGGGTGAGGAGGCTTTTGCCGGAAAAGGCGTCTCCTATTGCGCCACCTGCGACGGTCCCTTTTACCGGGACAGGGAAGTCGTCGTGGTGGGTGGCGGGGACACGGCAGTTCAAGAGGCCCTCTTCCTGACGCGATTTGCCCGGAAGGTGACGATCGTACACCGCCGGGACCGCCTGCGGGCGACGCCTGTTCTGCAAAAGAAGGCCCTTTCCCATGAGCGGATCGAATTTGCCTGGAACTCTGTCGTCGAGGAGATTCAGGGGGAGACCTTTGTGGAAGGCGTGAAGATCCGGAATCTCAAGAATCCGGATCTGTCGCGCGTTATTCCGGCGGATGGGGCTTTTGTCTTTGTGGGATTGACCCCCAATACGGAATTTATCCGTAATGTGGTGGATTGTGATGAAAACGGCTACATCCTGGCCGACAGCGCCATGAGGACCTCGGCACCAGGAATCTTTGCCTGTGGGGACTGTATAGCCAAACTACTGCGGCAGGTTGTTACGGCCTGCGGAGATGCCGCGACGGCGGCCTTTTCAGCGCAACTCCATGTGGAAGACCTGAAAGGGGATTCTTACTCGGGAAGAGGGATCTGATCATGGACCCCTTTGTCCTTTTCTGGCAGCACATTCCTGAAAAACTTCATCCGGAACTTTTCTCGCTTGGTTCCTTCCAGGTCCGTTATTACAGCCTGATGTATCTGGTGGCCTTTTGTCTGACCTATGTCCTGGTCATGTACCGGGTCAAAAAAGAAGACTATCCCTTCTCCAGTGAAACCATTCAGGATCTTTTACTTTGGCTTATTCTTGGGTTGATTGTCGGTGCACGGCTGGGTTATGCCTTGTTTTATAATCCCAGCTATTATTTGAGTCATCCCCTGGAATTGATTCTGCCCTTTGAATTCTCCGGCGGGATCCGGTTTGTGGGCATCAGCGGGATGTCCTACCATGGCGGGGCGATCGGCGTGCTTCTGGCCGCGCTCTTCTTCTGCCGGAAGAAGGGGATTCCTTTCTGGAAAATCGTCGAGCTTTTTTCCCCGGCTGTACCCCTGGGCTATACCTTTGGCCGGATCGGCAATTTCATCAACGGCGAACTCTACGGACGGGTTACGACGGTTCCCTGGGGGATGTATTTTCCCCTGGACTCCCTCCATCAGCTTCGTCATCCCTCTCAACTTTACGAAGCCTTCTTTGAAGGGCTCATCTTATTTGTCATCCTCTGGAGCATCCGCAGACGGAGTCCTTTTGACGGCTTTCTCTTTGCGGCCTATCTCTTCGGTTATGGCTTTGTCCGTTTTTTTATCGAATTTTTCCGCGAACCGGATATCCAGTTGGGGCTGCTCTGGGGCGGAATC is a window encoding:
- a CDS encoding sodium ion-translocating decarboxylase subunit beta: LEAISIGIIGACDGPTAIYVTSKYAPQLLGAVSVAAYSYMSLVPVLQPPIMRMLTSKKERETVMKSQAKPVSKTTKLLFPLVITVLGGLIAPMGLPLLATIMLGNLMRESGVVSRLTGAAENEIANVVTLFLGLAVGATMSGIAFIKVQTLIILALGFMAICLDTVCGVLFGKVMYVLTGGKVNPLIGAAGISAFPMAARVVQKEGQKWNKKNFLLMHAMGANAGGQVGSVIAAAVMLSVLAGMGVIPG
- a CDS encoding TerC family protein, whose protein sequence is MHFDWSTLFHIEWTVPFLLAALNIVFINIILSGDNAVLIAMAVRGLNKEQRQKGIIFGTAAAVLLRIVLTFFVAMLLGVPYLKLVGGALILWIATQLFLGSEDEESGEQVTTLAKAIRIIIIADLTMSLDNVLGVAGAAGGNMFLLLFGLGVSIPIVIFTSNLISTLMDKYPIIIVLGAAILGRVGGEMMITDPAVEKMLHPSMAMEYGVQIACAVGVVVVGKLIAKMKNSHEISEEGAIPQTEEVK
- a CDS encoding sodium:proton antiporter, encoding MKASGKTVGIGFLIFLSLLIALPVNAAGGGSQADFPLWSGIFFVGLLCCIAVIPLLNAEWWVRNFGYVSLLLTIPAAVVVATRDWLFLVHVILEYLSFILLLGSLFVTAGGIVIRVDIRGTPVINSLFLLIGAVFASLIGTTGASMVLLRPLIRSNKWRKKVVHIYIFFIFLVSNIGGLLTPLGDPPLFLGFLRGVPFFWTLRLLPIWCVTVAILLALFFLLDSYFVKKEDPEKFLRTSGTRPEKKLEIKGKINFLFLLMILCSLFIPPLFREGVMILATGLSLYFTHRSLREENVFSFAPILEVAILFAAIFVTMAPVLSLLQVNGSKLGVVQPWQFFWVSGSLSSFLDNAPTYLVFMSIAQSVAHTAGIMEGLVAGVPQTLLAAISVGCVFMGANSYIGNGPNFMVKAICEENGVKMPSFFGYMAWSVGILIPLFFLVTMVFFR
- a CDS encoding universal stress protein encodes the protein MSLRILVGMDGSNFGERAVAFALAMAKNCGATLAGMGVIDTFGIERHSAGANIGAFYFAEKLVDEKVNESRTVFENLLDRFEEQCKDRGVKSEKIIRYGTPAKEIIRESELADLLVLGIRTYFHFETTEEPDDTFEKVISHGRCPLIAVTDEELPTEMDVLMAYDGNLKSNNALKAFAGVNDRLNFSREVTLLNVNHDLGEGDRILEKAACYLQAHGLTIKKKVRAGRPREIIYKTAKEMEAIRKTLLVIGTSGSNELSDYILGNSIKNMVRDGSIPMFIFH
- a CDS encoding cold-shock protein, with the protein product MPEGKVKWFNEQKGFGFIEKDEGGDVFVHYSAIQSSGFKTLYEGQRVSFEVQTGQKGPAAVNVKPI
- the trxB gene encoding thioredoxin-disulfide reductase, encoding MEGMRNSESRYDVVIIGGGPAGLTAGLYASRGGLKSLLLEGESSVSQITVTDLVENYPGFPEGINGYDLVERFKTQTRQFGLTIVTDDVRVVCREQQAPGGEESWIVQGNRGAYSTLAVILATGANWRHLGVPGEEAFAGKGVSYCATCDGPFYRDREVVVVGGGDTAVQEALFLTRFARKVTIVHRRDRLRATPVLQKKALSHERIEFAWNSVVEEIQGETFVEGVKIRNLKNPDLSRVIPADGAFVFVGLTPNTEFIRNVVDCDENGYILADSAMRTSAPGIFACGDCIAKLLRQVVTACGDAATAAFSAQLHVEDLKGDSYSGRGI
- the lgt gene encoding prolipoprotein diacylglyceryl transferase; the encoded protein is MDPFVLFWQHIPEKLHPELFSLGSFQVRYYSLMYLVAFCLTYVLVMYRVKKEDYPFSSETIQDLLLWLILGLIVGARLGYALFYNPSYYLSHPLELILPFEFSGGIRFVGISGMSYHGGAIGVLLAALFFCRKKGIPFWKIVELFSPAVPLGYTFGRIGNFINGELYGRVTTVPWGMYFPLDSLHQLRHPSQLYEAFFEGLILFVILWSIRRRSPFDGFLFAAYLFGYGFVRFFIEFFREPDIQLGLLWGGIFSMGQALCLLMMTASVLVYFLCKQKKKSV